Sequence from the Pedobacter sp. D749 genome:
GCGTTGGCTAAAACCACTTTCGTACTCAATGGAGTGAAATACACCCGGGAATATTTAACTAGTTTTGATGATGACGTGGACGTAATTAAACTAACGGCATCTAAACCAGGGCAGCTAAATTTTGATATCGAAATTTCTCGTCCCGAGCGGGCAGAAATAACAGCAGCCAATGGTGAGTTAGTGATGAGCGGACAACTGGATAATGGCATTGATGGAAAAGGAATGAAATATTTAACCCGGGTGAATGCGTTATTAACAGGTGGAACGCAGGAACTCAAAAATAATAAAATCATTGTCAAGGGTGCAACCAGTGTAATTGTTTATTTGGCTGCGGGTACGGATTTTATGAACCCGGGATTTAAAGAAAAAATAAGTAGAGACTTAAAATCTGCTAAGAGCAAAACTTACGATACTCAATTGCGTAATCATGTGCGCAACTATCAGAAAAAGTTTAACCGTCTAAATTTACAGATTGGTAATCGTAATCAGGATAATATTCCAACGGATGAACGCCTGGTTAATTATAATAAAAATCCAAAAGCTGATGTAGGTTTCCCGGTACTCTTTTACCAGTTTGGCCGATATTTAAGTATCAGCAGTACCCGGGTTGGCTTATTGCCGCCAAATTTGCAAGGTCTGTGGGCCAACCAAATCCATACTCCATGGAATGGAGATTACCATTTGGATGTGAATATTCAAATGAACCAATGGCCTGTGGAAGTTAGTAATTTGTCAGAATTAAACTTGCCGCTGGCCGATTTAGTTGGCCGAATGGTTAAAAACGGCGAAAGAACTGCAAAAGCTTATTACAATTCCAAAGGCTGGATCGCGCATGTGATTACCAACGTGTGGGGCTTTACTGAGCCCGGCGAGAGCGCATCCTGGGGCGCTTCCAATGCAGGTTCAGGCTGGTTATGTAATAACCTTTGGGATCATTATGCATTTAGCACCGATAAGGATTATTTAAAAAAGATATATCCAATATTAAAAGGTTCTGCAGCGTTTTATGCTGATGCATTAATTAAAGATCCGGAAACGGGTTGGCTGGTTACGGCACCATCTGTTTCTCCGGAAAACAGTTTTTATCTTCCTAATGGAAAAACGGCCAGTATTTCTATGGGTCCCACAATTGACAATCAAATTGTTAGAGAATTATTTACCAATGTGATTGAGGCAGCTAAAACTTTAGGTATTGATCAGGCATTTAGCAATTTTTTGGCTGAAAAGCTTAAATCAGTTCCACCTGCGGGAAATATTAGCGCAGATGGAAGAGTGATGGAGTGGATTAGAGATTATAAAGAAACTGAACCCCAACACCGGCACATTTCGCATTTATATGGGCTTTACCCAGCCTCATTAATTACGCCAATTAAAACACCAGAATTGGCTGAAGCAGCGAAGAAAACTTTGGAGATTCGTGGCGATGATGGTCCGAGTTGGTCTATCGCTTATAAATTATTATTTTGGGCCAGGTTACATGATGGCGAACGATCTGGGAAATTGCTTCACGAGTTGATGAAGCCAACTGTTAAAACGGATATTAATTATGGTGCAGGTGGTGGCATTTATCCAAACTTATTATCGGCAGGTCCGCCTTTCCAAATTGATGGTAATTTTGGTGGTGCAGCAGGTATCGCCGAAATGCTTATCCAAAGTCACGATGGATTTATCGATCTATTACCATCGACACCTCAGGAGTGGAAAGTATCGGGGAAAATAAATGGTGTTAGAGCCCGCGGGAACCTCACTGTGGATTTTGAATGGAACGATGGAAAAGTGATTGCGTATAAAATATATAGCCCTACATCAAAAAAAATAAAGTTACGCGTTAATGGAAAAATTATTGAAGTAAGTAGCCAAAAACCTAAAACTACATGAAGTTTGTAAACCATATCATATCGACATCCATTTTTGTCGGAATGTTTCTTATTCATTCATCAATTTTTGCTCAAAAAATCAATTTTGGGAAGAAATCTTATATCAATTATAACGGTGCTAAAGGTACTTTCGATGTTTGTATCAATGGAGAGCAGGTGCTGCAAAATGCCTACTCTGAAGTTTTAGTTAACGAACGATTAATACGCTCTAACGAATTTAAGAATCGCAAGGTTACAAGCACTCATTTCAAAAATAAAATTGGAAGCGGCGAACACTATGTTTTTACTACTAAAGGTAAGGAAGGAATCAGTTTGGTTCAGAATATTTATACCTACAGTGGCAAAAATTTTTTCACCATTAATGTATCGGTGTCGGGTGCCAATTTAAAAACAAACCAAATGGCTCCTTTAAAAGGAGAATTGGTTGGTCAAAGTGATTTTACATCTTTCAGAAATTTATTTGTCCCATTCGATAATGATGCTTTCATCAGTTATGAAGCAAACCTTGTAGCACCAAAAAAGGAAAATGTAAGTTCAGAAATAACTGCAGTTTATGACAACATAAGCCGGAATGGGTTTGTTATCGGCACATTAAATCATGATGAATGGAAAACAGGCATTGAAACGAAACTTATTGACCAAAAAACTTTGGGTTTAGCTACAAGTTGTGGCTTCACCAGTTATGACATCACCCGGGATCAAATAAAACATGGCTATCTTTCAGGCAAATCAATCACTTCATCAAACATTTTTTTTGGCTATTATAACGATTGGCGCAATGGAATGGAGGGTTACGCTAAATCTGTTAAGGCTTCCGAACCCCCGATGATTGCCAGCTGGCATGGACCCACGCCGGTGGGCTGGAATAGCTGGGGTGTAATGCAGGAAAAATTATCCTACGAAAAGGCCGTCGAAGTTGTAGATTTTTTTGCTGAAAACCTTAAAAGCTTCCGGATGGGTAATGTTGCCTATATCGACCTGGATTCGTACTGGGATAACATGCTCCAAGGAAATGATTATTCGGTACTAAAAAAGTTCGCTGATTATTGCAAAAGCAAAGGTTTAAAGCCAGGCATCTATTGGGCTCCTTTTACCGATTGGGGTTACAAGGGGGGCGCTAAAAGAAAAGCTCCAGGCAGCGATTTTACCTTTGGAGAAATGTGGACACATGTAAATAATGGTTTCCATGATTTTGATGGAGCGCGAGCACTTGATCCCACTCATCCAGGTACGCAAAAAAGAATTCAATTTGTAATCTCGAATCTAAAATCTTGTGGGTTTGAAATGATTAAAATCGATTTTCTCGGTCATGCTGCAGTAGAATCTTCAAAGTTTTATGATTCAAAAATCACTACCGGAATGCAGGCATACCGGATCGGCATGGAATATTTGTTAAAATGTCTGGATAATAAGATGCTGGTTTATGCAGCAATATCGCCAAGTTTAGCATCTGCAAGATACGTACAGGTGAGGCGCATAGCCTGCGATGCTTTTAAAACTATTAAGGATACCGAATACACTTTAAACAGTGTTACGAATGGCTGGTGGCAAACCTATCTGTATAACTATATTGATGCTGATCATGTTGTTTTCGGTAGTGAAAATGAGGCCGCAAATGTATCCCGGACTTTATCTGCAATCGTAACAGGCACACTAATAGTAGGCGATGATTTTTCAGTTGATGGACTCTGGAAAGCCAGGGCCGAAACTGTTTTCCAAAACCAGGATTTACTGAAAATAATCGCCGATGGAAAAGCCTTTAAACCCGTTGATGGAGATAAAGGAAAAGGTGCTTCGGGTCAATTCATAAAAGAACAGGGGAACATCAGGTATCTGGCACTTTTTAATTATAAAAATAAAGACACTTCGGCAATAATAGATTTTTCGAGGCTGGGTATAAATGTTAATTCTATTGCCATGATAGAGGATATAATTGACCATCAAGTCGTTTTACCAAAAGATTACCAATTAAAAGAACTTCGTCCGGAACAGGCAACCATGCTTAAAATAACCTTGAAATAATTAAATTGTACCAAATGAAATTCAAACAGATACATAAGGTCAAAAGTCAGCTCCTGTTAGCCGGTTTATTAGGCATTTCTCAACTCGTTAAAGCCCAGGAAATTATTGCGATAGAAACTGCTCATCATGCTATGGTGCTTCAAGCTGTAAAAGGCAAAGATGTAAATACAATTTACTTCGGTCAGAAATTGCATTCGGCTGCCGAATATGCGCAGGTTAATGCTACATACAAACAAACCAGTGAATATACCGGTCAGCTTAATTCCGCGTACACGCCATCAGGTTCCCGTAACCTGGTTGAACCTGCTATTAGTGTAACCCATGCAGACGGGAATAAAAGCCTGAATTTAAATTTTGTTCAGCAACAGGTAGAAAACATCACTACCAATGTGCGTTTAACAACGATAACCCTGAGCGATCCGGTTTACAATTTTACGGTTAAGTTATTTTATAAAAGTTTTTATAATGAAGATGTCATTGAGCAATGGACAGAAATCAGCCATAAAGAAAAGAGCGCTGTTACATTAGAAAAGTTTGCTTCTGCGAATTTAATTTTAAAAGGTAAAAACTTCTATTTAAGGCAATACCATGGTGATTGGGCAAAGGAGATGCAGCCCGAAGAAAGCAGGATTACACATGGAATCAAAACATTGGATAGCAAATTAGGTACACGGGCAAATTTGTTTCAGCCCTCTGTTTTTATGGTCTCGCTTAATGCGCCAGCAACTGAAACGTGGGGTGAGGTATTGTATGGAGCAATGGAGTGGAGTGGCAATTTTCGTGTTGATTTAGAATTGGATTATCAGGATAACCTGCGCATTATTGCCGGTATAAATAATTATGCATCAAACTTTAAGCTTAAACCCAACGAACGTTTTACCACGCCGAAATTTTTGTACACGTTTTCTAATCAGGGTAAGGGTGATGCCAGTCGCAAACTACAAAACTGGGCCCGGACCTATCAACTCCTTGATGGTAAAGGCGATCGTTTGACGCTGCTGAATAACTGGGAAGCCACTTATTTTGATTTCAATGAGCAAAAACTCGCAGGGTTGTTAAAAGATACAAAGAAGCTGGGCGTAGATATGTTTTTGCTGGATGATGGTTGGTTCGCCAATAAATACCCACGTAATGACGACCATGCAGGTTTAGGTGACTGGCAGGAAAATAAACAGAAATTACCAAATGGAATTAGTTCACTTGTAAAAGAAGCGGATATAAATAATGTAAAATTTGGCATCTGGATAGAACCGGAAATGGTGAATCCAAAAAGCGAGCTATATGAAAAACATCCCGATTGGGTGGTGAAGCAGCCCAAAAGAGATGAATATTATTTCCGTAATCAACTGGTGTTGGATTTATCCAATCCAAAAGTGCAGGATTTTGTATTTAGTGTGGTTGATGATCTTTTCACTAAAAATCCATCCCTGGCCTATATTAAATGGGATTGTAATGCGGTAATTTATAACGCTTATTCTTCACATCTAAAAGATCAGGCAGCTTTTTACATCGAATACGTTCAGGGTTTATACAAGGTTTTAGAAAAAATCAGGGCAAAATATCCAAAAGTGCCGATGATGCTTTGCTCAGGTGGAGGCGGCAGGGTAGATTACGCCGCCCTTAAATATTTTACTGAGTTCTGGCCCAGCGATAATACGGATCCCCTCGAGCGTATTTTCATCCAATGGGAATACTCCTATTTTTATCCAGCCATTGCCAGTTCAAACCATGTAACCGACTGGGGTAAGCAACCCATTAAGTTCCGTACAGATGTGGCTATGATGGGAAAATTGGGTTTTGATATTGTGGTTAGTAAACTACCAGAAAATGATTTGAAGTTTTGCCAGCTCGCAATTAAAAATTATAATGAATTGAAGCAGGTGATTTGGAAGGGATCGCAATATCGCCTCGCAAATCCTTCAGAGGGTAGCGTAGCCTCTATGTTGTACGTAAGCGAGGACCAGTCTGCTGCGGTCAGTTTCAATTATCTGGTCAACAGCCGATACGACGAGGGCAGCAAATTGCCCATCAGGATGCAGGGGCTTAGCAGTGATAAAAAGTACCGTCTAACGGAAATTAATTTATATCCGGGAACAACATCGTCCATAGATTCTGCCGCCACCTACAGTGGTGATTTCCTAATGAAAGTGGGTTTTAATCCAAATGTCAAATCAGATCGCAGCAGTGTGGTAATCAAAATTGAAGAATTAAAGTAATGAAAAACAAGAACTTTATTTTAGCATTTTTGCTCATTTTCTGCTTCACTTACGCAGATGCAAAAATTACCTTACCTGCCTTTTTTAGCTCTAATATGTTGCTACAGCAAAATGCAGAAGTGATCATGGAAGGTAAGGCCAAACCACGTAATCAAATTATATTAGCCTGCTCGTGGAATAAAAACAATAAATATGCGGTGTGGACAGATGATGCCGGAAAATTCAAGATTAGGATAAAAACGCCTAAATATGGCGGACCCTATGTGATGGTAATATCAGGAGAGGGTACGGCAATAAAATTTGATAACATAATGGTTGGTGATGTGTGGCTTTGCTCTGGTCAGTCAAACATGGAAATGCCGTTGGCAGGCTGGGGTAAAATTAATAATTTTAAAACTGAAATAGAAGAGGCAAATTACCCCAATATCAGGTTGTTACAAGTCAATCATGCCACGAGTAATTTACCATCAGATGCAGTGAGCGTTCAGAATGGGGGATGGAACGTTTGTTCTCCGGCCAATATTCCCGAGTTTTCAGCAACAGCTTACTTTTTTGCCAGAGAAGTTTACAAAAAGACAGGCATTCCGATAGGCTTGATTCATAGTTCATGGGGCGGTACTGTAGCTGAAGCGTGGACGAGTGCGGAAACAATCTCAAAAATTTCTGATTTCAAAACTGCACTTGAACTCGTTCAACAATCTAATGACAAAGAGGCGTACGCAAAACAACTGTCGGTTTGGAAAAATGAATTGAATTTACAGGATAAAGGTCTCAAGTCCGGGGTAGCAGTTTGGGCAAATAAAAATCTTAATGATGCGAACTGGAAAGAAATGGATTTGCCCGGTTTTTTTGACTTAACCGAAAAGCCTAATTTTGATGGTATAATTTGGTTTAGAAAAAAAATAACAATTCCACAAGGATGGAGAGACAGAGATTTAATCCTGAACTTAGGGGCAATTGATGATAATGATATCACCTATTTTGATGGACAAGAAATTGGAGCGACGGAAGGATATGATCGCCAGCGTAAATACGTAGTGCCTAAAAAATATGTTTTGCCCGGCGACCATTTCATTACTGTACGTGTCTTTGATGGCGGCGGGGGCGGGGGAATTTATGGAAATCCGGCAAACTTTTTTTTGCAGTCTGCGGATCAGAAACAAAATCTTGCCGGTAAGTGGAAGTATACTATTGGTGTTGATTTGAAAGACTTTAAACCTATGCCCCAGGATAACTCGGGTCCAAACAGGCTAACAGTGTTATACAATGCGATGATTCATCCTTTCATATCCCTTCCCATTAAAGGTGTCATCTGGTATCAGGGAGAGGCCAATGCTGGTAGGGCCGAGCAATATAGGACACTTTTTCCTGCATTGATTCAGGACTGGAGAACTAAATTTAATAATCCAAAACTACCATTTTATTATGTTCAGTTAGCAAATTATGCCAGGGGAGAGGGCGATGCATTCTCATGGCCCTTGTTGCGTGAAGCCCAGTTGAAAACGTTAAAGCTGCCGTATACAGCCATGGCCGTTACAATTGATATTGGAGACGAATTGGATATCCATCCTAAAAATAAACAGGACGTTGGAAAAAGATTGGCATTGATCGCTTTGGCAAAAAACTACAATGATTCAGGTGAATATTCCGGACCAGTTTACGAATCCTTTTCCACAAAAAATGACTTAATCGAGTTACATTTTAAATTCAACAAAGGAATGAAACCAAAGGCTGGTAACCTCTCAGGTTTTTCGGTTGCTGGAGAAGATCGGGTATTTTACCCGACTGTAGCATTTACGAAAAATGGTTCAGTTTTTTTGAAGAGTAATTCGGTTCTTAAACCAGTGGCAGCAAGATATAACTGGGCAAATGATCCTAAAGGAAACTTGACAAATACAACTGAACTCCCGGCAAGTCCTTTCAGAACAGATAGCTGGTAGCTACAAATAGCACAAGCTCAGCATTCAAGGGTAGAATTGTAAATAAGAGAAGTTGCCGAACTTAGCATGGTAATATGATAAGCTGATATTTAATTTAAACTCAAAGCTTCGCTGTGAAGAAAAATTATTCAAGACCTTGAATAATTTTTCCTTCTTAAAGATAGAGCCAATAAAGGTGTTTTTTGGGTTCGAGCCCTTTAAGGGCACCCTGATGGTGTTCGTATAGTAAACTGTCGATTGTCTTCTATTTTTGATGTTTAATTAGTTGTCAATCTGATATATAATTTAGGGGGCTGGATATCTTATCGGTTCGATGTTTACCTATATTGTTATAGTCATTTTGCTAAACTAATTCGATCTTTATTTTAAATCATATTTTTAGTTGTGGTAACTAATTTTTTAGCTGATATTTGAAATTAAATAAAATAGGCTATGGATATCAAAGATTTAACCAGAGTTGAAAGCCAATTAATGCAGGTGCTCTGGGCATTGGAAAAAGCATTCGTAAAGGAAATTATATGTGAACTCCCAGATCCAAAACCTGCATACAGCACTGTTTCAACCATTATCAGGATTTTAGAGAGCAAGGGCGTAATTGGTTATGAAGCTTTCGGTAAAACCCATCGCTACTTTCCCTTAGTTAGCAAAGAAGAATATATGCGTCATGAGGCAGATAAGTTTTTAGGCAGCTATTTTTCTAATTCTGTACAAGATATGTTCTCTTTTTTTGTTAAGGAAAAGAAAATCGATATGAAAGACGCCGAAAAGTTACTTAAAATGATAGATCAAATAAAAGGTTAATCATGGTACTTGAATATTACTTTCTCTGGTCTAGCATTTCGTTGGTTTTATTTTATCTCTTTTATATCCTATTGCTTAAGAGAGAAACTTTTTTTGCTTTTAACAGGGTTTACCTGCTTGTTGCGCTTTGCTTATCAATGCTAATGCCCTTCCTGGATCTGTCCTGGTTAATCGTGTTGCCAAAGGTCGAAATTGTAACCAACACACTTGCGGTTGTTGGGGTAGCGAAATTAGGAAATGACATCGGGAAAGAATTTAACTGGGTAACCTTTGTGTATTGGGGTGGAGTTGTGCTTGGTGCAACACGATTATTCATCAAAATAGCGGGTGTAAAAAAACAGATAACGCTGCCCAAGGATGGCGATGCATTTTCTTTTTGGAAAACAAAGGTGATAGACCGAAAGCTTTCTGACCTGGCCGTGATTAATGCACATGAAAATATACACGTTAAACAGTTGCATACATTTGATATTCTGCTGGTTGAAATATTAAGTGTATTTTTTTGGTTCAATCCCGTTGTGTATGCCTGTCGTAAAAGCCTGAAGTTGATTCACGAATATTTGGCAGATGAATATGCGTGTAACTTTACAGCAAGCAAAAAGCAATATGCGATGTTGCTGTTTCTACAGAACCTGAATGCGGGGCCTGTATTGGCAAATCGTTTCTATAATACCTCCTTGCTCGAATCGAGAATAAAGATGTTGCAACGGAAAAAATCTAGCCGCTACAGGTTATGGAAGTATATTTTATGCTTGCCTTTAATTACGCTTTTGTGCGCCTTTAATGGCTCTGGTTTTACTGGTAATAATCATAGAGTGGATCAGGCAGCAAGTTTCCCTGGTGGATTTGATGCTTTCAGTAAATATTTGATAGGTACCGCAAGAAAAGTTTCCAATAAAAGTGGAAAGGTGATTGTGAGTTTTGTTGTGGAAACCAACGGGGAAATTAGCAATGAAAAAGTTGAAAAAAGTTTAGATCAGGCAAGTGATCAAGAAGCGTTAAGGGTTATTAAATCTAGCCAAAAATGGAAACCTGCATTGGAAAATGGAGAAAAAGCACGTTCAGCTTATCAAATTTCGATAAATTTTTAAGCTGATAATCAGATAGATATATTATAATTTAATTGTTTAGTTGTTATAGCTAATGTATTAGTTGTATTACTAATTTATTAGTTATACGTTTGGATTATTCAAATTAATCCAAACGTTATGCTTTTTATTTTACTTAAATCCACCCGCTCTAATTATGTTTTAGTTTTCATTTTATTTTTCAGCACCATGGCTGTTAATGCGCAACAAAAGTTGGGTAGGGTTACTGGTAAAGTGGTGGATGAAAAGCTTGCTGAACTCCCATTTGTACAAATCCTTTTAAAAAGGAGCGCAGACTCTAGCACTGTTAAAGCTATAATTGCTGATGACAAGGGAAATTTCAGTTTCGAAATTCCTGATGGCAAATATTTGATCGAGCTGAGAATGATGGGATACACCGCAGGTTATTCGAAAGTTTTCGATATTGCTCATGCACAGTCTGAATCGCTTGGCACCATCCAGCTTAAACCAGCTGCGAAACAACTGGCTGCCATAAACATATCAGCACCGCTTCCATTTGTCGAACGGAGGGCTGATAAGTTAATAGTGAATCTCAATGGGCTGGGCTCAGGGGCGCCGATAATGGAGGTAATGAACCAATTACCCGGCGTGAGCATTACGCCAGATGACCGGATCACTCTGAACGGTAAATCGGTTCAGATCTACATTGATGGTAAGGCCACTACACTTTCATCAGAGGCATTGGCTGGTATGTTGAAAGGGATTTCTTCGTCTGCTATCCAAAAGGTTGAACTCATTGCCCAGCCATCTGCAAAATATGACGCTGCCGGGAACGGTGCGATTATCAACATTATTCATAAACGTAATTATAAAGCCGGGCTGAATGGAAATGTTTATTTAGGAGGAGGGAAAGGTACATTTGGAAAAGCGAATGGGGGCCTTAACCTTAACTATAAAGGGAAAGTATATAACCTGCTGCTTAATTTGGATTATAATTACAACAAATATTTCTACGATAGTTACATTGCTTCCACTTTTTTCGATTCCAATGGAATAGCCTTAAGTCAATCAACTACTGATATCAAAAGCACCAGAACCAATGCGAATTACACGCCAAATTTAGGAATGGATTTTTATCTTTCGAAGCGCACTACACTGTCTGCTTCGGTTAAACCTGGATTTCAGACCTTTGGTCGCAATAACACTGCTAACATCGATAATGGTATTGCACAATCGCAGTTTATTAATCTGGTTAATATTCGTGCAACCAATTTCTCATCCGGACTTCGTCTACAGCATCAAATAGATAGCTTGGGAAGAGATTTGACGATTGATTTAGATTATTACCGTTATGGAAATTATAATGATCAGGATAACCGAACCATCAATTTAAATTCCTTCTCAGATTTTCCCAGTTTAGTAGCTCAAGATCGTTTGTTCAATGTTTATGCTTTCAAAATGGATTATACACATCCTTTGGGTAAAGGCCATCAACTGGAAATGGGTATGAAAACGAGTTATGTTAATGCTATAAATTCTAACTTTTATCAGGATTCCAATGCTCAGCAAACCAATTTATTTGATTACAAAGAAAGTATTTCAGCACTTTATTTAACTTATGCTCGCACTGGTGAGAAATTTTCCTATCAGTTAGGTATAAGGGGCGAATACACTAATGGACAAGGTGAACAGGAGTTTGGAAAAGAACGATTTACCAGGAGCTATTTCCAGCCATTTCCGTCTGTACATCTTGACTATAAGTTTACCAAAAATCATAGCCTTAGCTTAGAGATGAACAAAAGGGTAGAACGCCCTGGCTACGAAAGCCTAAATCCGCTGGTACGAATTATTAGTAGCAACAACCTGCAGCAGGGAAACCCTGCACTGAAACCTTTGGTTGCCTATAATGCCGATTTGTGGTATGGTTATAAAAATGCATTTTTCTTTGGATTAACTTATAGTCACAGCATAGATGATTTTACCAGTATCTCCGTTCCTTTGGCAGATGGCATAATATCAACACTCCCTGGAAATGCAGATTATGGGGATTACTTTACCCTTCAGGCAATGTATGGCAAACAGGTATTGCCATGGTGGTATACCAGTTCGAATGCCATTTTATCCAAACGTTCATTTAAAGGCGAATTTAACCGGGTTTTGCTAGAGAGCGACGGAATAGCCAGTCTTTCTGCAACTTCCTATAACAGTTTCTCGCTGAGCAAGAATTTCTCTGTGATGTTTCTTTTCAATTATCGTGGCAAAAGTGTAGATCGAACAATCACTAACCGGGCTTTTACTTATGTTACGGCAGGTATTCGCCAGCAGCTGTTAAATAAAAGAGCATCTATTCAGCTAAATGCAATGGACATTTTTAAATCATACCGTAATGAGTATAACCAGAATAGTGGTACCCTGCAGCAGTTGTGGCGAAACCAGTTTGAAACCAGGATGGTGAAGCTGAATTTTAGTTACAGCTTTGGAGGTATGGTGAAAAATACCAAGAAGAGCAATGGTACAGAAGAGGAACGAAAACGAAGTGCTTTGAGTGAGAACTAAGGAATAATAATCTCTATCAATCCTTTAAAAGCTAATTAAGTCATCAATCCAATTTTTAGAAAGCGGACAAACGGGTTAAGGTTCATTTGGGATTGTTCGATTATTTTGAGTTCTTCAAAATTTTAGAAAAACCGCCTGTTTCAATCAATTAGCCCATAAAAATGGTTCGAATTACGCACCGCCACTGACCTCAGCGTTGTGAAAGCAATCTGAAAACACTGCTTTTTATTTAAGTGTTTGTTTTAGGTTATCAATAGGAGCTTCTGTTTAAGATGATAGTGCGATTATAAGCTATTACCCATTTAATGCAAGTTGATTGGGAGAAACTCCGTATTTCTTTTTAAAAATGAAAGAAAAATGGGAAAGATCTTCAAAACCTACTTCAAGGTAGATCTCGGTTGGTTTTTTCTTTTTTTCTGCCAGGTAATAATAAGCTAGTTCCAGCCTTTTGTCCGTCAGCCACTTTTGGGGAGTGGTTTGGAACAGTTTTTTGAAGTCCCTGTTGAAGGTAGACAAGCTTCGTCCGGTCAGGTAGCCCAATTTTTCCAGTGACATATTGAACATAAAATTACGCTGCATAAAATCAATCAGGTCGATCTTGCCTGGAACATCAAAGTTAGCAAGGACACTATCCACGCTGGGGTCGATCAGCCTTAGGATGTTGATCGCTTCTTCAATTTTTAGCGTGGCCAGGCTTTCCGGAAATTCACTTTCCACATCAAAATAGGGGATTAGTGATGCCAGGCAGCTTTCCAGTAGCGGGTGGTTACTGAAGTGGTAAATTTTCTGCCGGGGCTGTGTTTTCTTTTTATGTTCGGTTTTTTCATAGAACTTCTTCAGCCTTTCAGTAGACAAGTGCATCACCACGGTTTTA
This genomic interval carries:
- a CDS encoding sialate O-acetylesterase encodes the protein MKNKNFILAFLLIFCFTYADAKITLPAFFSSNMLLQQNAEVIMEGKAKPRNQIILACSWNKNNKYAVWTDDAGKFKIRIKTPKYGGPYVMVISGEGTAIKFDNIMVGDVWLCSGQSNMEMPLAGWGKINNFKTEIEEANYPNIRLLQVNHATSNLPSDAVSVQNGGWNVCSPANIPEFSATAYFFAREVYKKTGIPIGLIHSSWGGTVAEAWTSAETISKISDFKTALELVQQSNDKEAYAKQLSVWKNELNLQDKGLKSGVAVWANKNLNDANWKEMDLPGFFDLTEKPNFDGIIWFRKKITIPQGWRDRDLILNLGAIDDNDITYFDGQEIGATEGYDRQRKYVVPKKYVLPGDHFITVRVFDGGGGGGIYGNPANFFLQSADQKQNLAGKWKYTIGVDLKDFKPMPQDNSGPNRLTVLYNAMIHPFISLPIKGVIWYQGEANAGRAEQYRTLFPALIQDWRTKFNNPKLPFYYVQLANYARGEGDAFSWPLLREAQLKTLKLPYTAMAVTIDIGDELDIHPKNKQDVGKRLALIALAKNYNDSGEYSGPVYESFSTKNDLIELHFKFNKGMKPKAGNLSGFSVAGEDRVFYPTVAFTKNGSVFLKSNSVLKPVAARYNWANDPKGNLTNTTELPASPFRTDSW
- a CDS encoding BlaI/MecI/CopY family transcriptional regulator, which translates into the protein MDIKDLTRVESQLMQVLWALEKAFVKEIICELPDPKPAYSTVSTIIRILESKGVIGYEAFGKTHRYFPLVSKEEYMRHEADKFLGSYFSNSVQDMFSFFVKEKKIDMKDAEKLLKMIDQIKG
- a CDS encoding M56 family metallopeptidase, with product MVLEYYFLWSSISLVLFYLFYILLLKRETFFAFNRVYLLVALCLSMLMPFLDLSWLIVLPKVEIVTNTLAVVGVAKLGNDIGKEFNWVTFVYWGGVVLGATRLFIKIAGVKKQITLPKDGDAFSFWKTKVIDRKLSDLAVINAHENIHVKQLHTFDILLVEILSVFFWFNPVVYACRKSLKLIHEYLADEYACNFTASKKQYAMLLFLQNLNAGPVLANRFYNTSLLESRIKMLQRKKSSRYRLWKYILCLPLITLLCAFNGSGFTGNNHRVDQAASFPGGFDAFSKYLIGTARKVSNKSGKVIVSFVVETNGEISNEKVEKSLDQASDQEALRVIKSSQKWKPALENGEKARSAYQISINF
- a CDS encoding outer membrane beta-barrel family protein; this encodes MLFILLKSTRSNYVLVFILFFSTMAVNAQQKLGRVTGKVVDEKLAELPFVQILLKRSADSSTVKAIIADDKGNFSFEIPDGKYLIELRMMGYTAGYSKVFDIAHAQSESLGTIQLKPAAKQLAAINISAPLPFVERRADKLIVNLNGLGSGAPIMEVMNQLPGVSITPDDRITLNGKSVQIYIDGKATTLSSEALAGMLKGISSSAIQKVELIAQPSAKYDAAGNGAIINIIHKRNYKAGLNGNVYLGGGKGTFGKANGGLNLNYKGKVYNLLLNLDYNYNKYFYDSYIASTFFDSNGIALSQSTTDIKSTRTNANYTPNLGMDFYLSKRTTLSASVKPGFQTFGRNNTANIDNGIAQSQFINLVNIRATNFSSGLRLQHQIDSLGRDLTIDLDYYRYGNYNDQDNRTINLNSFSDFPSLVAQDRLFNVYAFKMDYTHPLGKGHQLEMGMKTSYVNAINSNFYQDSNAQQTNLFDYKESISALYLTYARTGEKFSYQLGIRGEYTNGQGEQEFGKERFTRSYFQPFPSVHLDYKFTKNHSLSLEMNKRVERPGYESLNPLVRIISSNNLQQGNPALKPLVAYNADLWYGYKNAFFFGLTYSHSIDDFTSISVPLADGIISTLPGNADYGDYFTLQAMYGKQVLPWWYTSSNAILSKRSFKGEFNRVLLESDGIASLSATSYNSFSLSKNFSVMFLFNYRGKSVDRTITNRAFTYVTAGIRQQLLNKRASIQLNAMDIFKSYRNEYNQNSGTLQQLWRNQFETRMVKLNFSYSFGGMVKNTKKSNGTEEERKRSALSEN
- a CDS encoding AraC family transcriptional regulator, with the protein product MEHISKYLTKDIKLSSYEDKLFKSDLMFEDHMLVWFISGETKIIQAESTFSFKTGDIFLIPRNELATIINYPKNGLPHKTVVMHLSTERLKKFYEKTEHKKKTQPRQKIYHFSNHPLLESCLASLIPYFDVESEFPESLATLKIEEAINILRLIDPSVDSVLANFDVPGKIDLIDFMQRNFMFNMSLEKLGYLTGRSLSTFNRDFKKLFQTTPQKWLTDKRLELAYYYLAEKKKKPTEIYLEVGFEDLSHFSFIFKKKYGVSPNQLALNG